The DNA segment TACATAATTGCTACAATTAAgcagttgtcttcgccttcaCCATGACTTGGTTCTATTGAGCATATTTGTAATTATTTCATGGTTGATTCAGCTGAGTTTTGACACTGTATTAGTCACAAAATATTGAAGTAGTACCTAAGTAGACGTTGCTTTGCCAGTTATTGCCGATCAGAGATAATTAGACATGTAGCAATAGCATCGCCCTATGGATAAACGGAGGaattttggtgttttgttgaGATCAGGTCCAACAAAACGAAGATTTCAAAAAAATTTCGCTGATTTTATGTGCTCAGCCACAGCCCATATCTGCAAACACTTGTGATTAAAAGTTATCATCTATCCCAAGTGCTAACCAGGATTACCTCAATAAAACAGCtcaattttgcgaccaagaattttgcgaccaagaattttgcgaccaagaatattgcgaccaagaatttgtTTAGCCAAATGTTTGgccgcaaaattcttggtcgcaaaattcttgatAAACTCAAAAATACCAAAGTTGCCAACTGATCAgcgaaaaaagtttttttcccGGACCGAAAATACACGAACTTGAGCTTCGCTGGCGAGAAATTACGCCTGCTGCCAATGTAAAGCTTTCAACGGTTTACCGAATTACATAGAAACATAAATAGATTTATCAGGAGGTGAAATTTCACGACCGCGAACTTTTAGTGCTCCGTGTATTTTTGGCCTTACACCaattaaacaagaaaatcATGAGTAGGCTGCATTCATTGAGCATACCCGATCATTTACTATACCCGATTCATGCTTTGCAAAGGCTGCATAGGAATGACAGTgaccaattgagggtttacgtgGCCCGAATAAATATTTACGAAAAGGTGAGCCACTTCAGCCTTCCAGTTCATTACCTCGTCGTGGAGCTTGCACACTACAAGACTTTAGACTGATAAATAAACAGTGGTGGATGTGAACAGATTTTATAATTCCTTAACCGGATTTATCCTACGGAAAACAAAGGGCAACTCATGACTTGTGgttataaaatgtaaaatacaaaaatatgttaCTTTTTTCTCACAGAACGCAAGAGAGAATTAATAACATTTTAGTTCCAGCAGTGTTCAGAGCATATAAGctctaaattaaattaaattacacaaTTTGTCCTTTTAAACCAACTAGCAAAATTTGAGGATTTACAGTTCAATAAACTATTATTCAACTGTAACAGTAAACTCCCCTTCACCACAACTACTTACGTGGATATTGTCTCAACCTTCACACGACACGATAATCAAATGTAACGGCTTAGAAACGTCTCACAAATACAACAAACGCGCATTTATTCATACAAACCAACTCAGCACATCAATGCAACACAGTAAATCTTTAACAACTTCGGCTTCTTATCTCGCTTTCATCACCGCACAGTCTAGCACACAGCAAAGCCAATTTTTACAACCATTATCTTGCACATTCTTTCGGTATTGGTAACGGCTTTTCAACGGAATCTGACGTCAATTCAACGCCTCCAGACCGGTGGGAAATTTGGAGCGCAAATATTCACCAACCTGGCGGGCAGCTTCCTGATCATCCTCGAATCCTTTCAGCACTCGGCAGCTCTCATACCACGCGTTTAGTCGTGGATAGTTGGTCAAATCCAAACCGCAGTGCTGTAAACCAAAGTACGGTAGTAGTTTAAAACTTTCCGATGAAACAATACACATGAACACTCGTGGTAGTGTTACTTACGACGGCGGAAGCAATCGTCGGCACCAGGGAAAGGTCTGCAATGGTGAGATTTTCCCCGGCAAAGTAATCGTTCCGTGTCAGATAGTGCTCCAAGTCGGTGAGCGCCTTCTGGGTGGTGGTTTTCATTTCGTCTGAAATTTCCGTCGCTGCACCAGAAAACAGTGCACCGATGGTGCCGAAGAACTTGGGATAGAAAGAGCCCAAATCGTGATGCAGCACCCGATTAATGAGTGCCTTTTCCTTCGGAATGTTCGGGTAGAGCGTGTGCCCGGGACGGTAGGCATCGATTAGGTACGACAAAATGGCACGTGATTCGCCCAGGTAGAAGCCATTGTCGTCCAGCGTTGGGATCGTGTGCTCCGGGTTCATGCGCATGAATTCCTCGGTGCGCGTTTCACCGGCGAGTGGGTTCACTTCTTTTAGCTAGCGAACATAATCGAACACTATTAGTGCACACTGCCTGCAAAACACTTGGTTGTACATTTTTCGCTTATACTTACATTCATCGGCAGTTCAAGCTccttcatcagcagcaacaccgcACGGGCCGGTGGGCTCATCGGAAAGTAGTACAGTGTTGGGGCAGGCATGCTGATGGACGGTGGTGGTCTTTAAAAAGGG comes from the Anopheles coluzzii chromosome 2, AcolN3, whole genome shotgun sequence genome and includes:
- the LOC120947660 gene encoding glutathione S-transferase 1-1-like, giving the protein MPAPTLYYFPMSPPARAVLLLMKELELPMNLKEVNPLAGETRTEEFMRMNPEHTIPTLDDNGFYLGESRAILSYLIDAYRPGHTLYPNIPKEKALINRVLHHDLGSFYPKFFGTIGALFSGAATEISDEMKTTTQKALTDLEHYLTRNDYFAGENLTIADLSLVPTIASAVHCGLDLTNYPRLNAWYESCRVLKGFEDDQEAARQVGEYLRSKFPTGLEALN